CCAAACTCCTGTATGCGGATAAGCTTCCTTTACCCAGTGATGCGCCATGGCAGGAACTTGGGATTGGCATGCGGCAGGACGAATCTATGGTAAGTACAATTTCCTCTCTACCGCGAGCTGGGGACCCTGATGCCTTAGTAGACACCCGCTTCCTCTGAGCATAATGATCCAACAGTAAGGACCAATTTGTCCATCTCGGCGGACGAGGCTGCTTTGTTGATGCATTTCCTTGACAATATATTCCCTTTACAATGCCCTCTGTTCAAACCAGGAATTCTGGAGGGTGGCCGAGGCTGGCTGCTCAATCTTTTACTCCAAACTAACCCTCTCTACTACGTCGCACTCGCCTTCAGTACATATCATCGCCGTATGATGATGCCCGCTGAGACCGCCCGTCCACTACAGGCCGCCGCTTTGGTTCAGCAGGAAAAACATCTTGGGCTTTGCATCGCGTTAATGAACAAGTCTGCCCAGAGATTCTGCGGCGAATGGAAAGGTTTGGGAATCGCGGTCACGGTTATCGAACTGGTGTTCTTCGAGGTAGCTACTTTCTCTCTGCCAATCTCGACGTTCAGCTTTTGACAGCGTTTATCCAGCTCTTCACCGACAACAGCGGTGCATGGCAGACACACCTTCGGGCGCTGTTGGGTATGGGTCTGCAAGCTCACGAGCAACATTACAATGGGCGCCTCCGCCTGACTGAATCAGCGAAACAAATCTTACGCGAAGACCGTCCCGTCTCGCAGAATGAGCCCACGGTCGCGGAAGAGGTAGCGTGTTTTCGGTTTGTAAACGGCACGACGACTTGGCTCGATATCATCTATGCCATCACGACGGGAAAGGCTCCAATTTTGCTGCCTCATCTCTCCAGTATACTCTCTTGCGACTCACAGTTTCAGCTGAGTGACATCATGGGCTGCCAAAATAGCGTCATGCTTCAGATTGGACGCATTGCTGCGCAACATGAGCAAAACATCCTGGTCGGGAGGGAGGGGCCGCTTATGTACGCCGCGATGAACCAGGGCGCGGCTGATATCGTGGTGGAGATCCAGCGTTGTCTTACAGAGGAAGCATTTGTGCGTCTCGACCTTTCGGGACGCAACTCTGCAGGCGTGTCTAGCACGATGCACGACCCAAGGACACTTATCACGCGCATTTTTGCTCAAATGGCGCTCGTCTATCTTCATCTGGTCGTGCATGGCTTCCGGGATCTGGAATTAGTATCAGGTGCAGCCATTTCTGAAGTCATGGAAATACTTCAAAGCCAGATCTCGCAGAGCCTGCTACCTGCTTTAGTCTTGCCGCTGTTTATCATTGGTGCTTCCGCGAGCGAGGGGGACCAGCCGTTCTTCCGCGACGCCTTTTCGCGTCCGCCGTTGCTGGAACCCATGGTTAAGCACCGAGCGAGAATCCTGCCGATTCTTGAAGAAGTTTGGAGAAGGAAGCAGACCTTGCCAGAGTTTGGGTGGAGCGACTGCCTCGAGCTCACCCCTGATATCCTGCTTCTCTGAGCCCCCGATGCTTGACAATTGCTTAGCCAAGGCAGCCACATCCTCTCAGAACACAAAGCCTAGTCTTTCCAGGGCTCGCTGCCTCATAGAAACTCATTCCCGAAAATTTCTTACCTTGCGCGTAGCGTGCCTTGCTGCTCAATATATGAGGTGGATTTATTAAGCCGCAGTCATTCTTGGGATTGGATTGGTTCGCCCAGCGGGTATTCAAATGATTGGACAGTAAATGCAAGGGTACCAAGAACAGTATTGGTTTGGATATCTTGTCTGGGGATCGTCTACCCTCTTCCTGGATTTCTAAGCTGCGCGGTTTCTTTTCTGATTGGTCGGTGGCTGCGGGTATTGTAGTGTCTGCGCGACACCCAGCGATTGGACACAGCTGCGCATTTTCTTCCGATTCGTTGCTTCACAGTATAAGCCATGACAAGCCATCGTGCTCGTCCATTTGCAACAAGATATCAACCATGCAGGCAGGATTCTTTATAAGGGATTCCTTTCTTCCCCTCGCTGCCCCTTCATTATAGCAATTATTGACCATTGTCTTGCATTTCCTTACGGGGAACTACTTTCCGCAAACACAGGCCCTCATCCTTGCATCCCAAATGATGAACATTGTCATCCTCGGAGGCTCATATGCTGGAATTGCCGCCGCCCATCAACTCCTCAAGCAACCTGCAAAGACTGGGGAGCTGAAGGTTACTCTTGTAACCCCAAACACCCATTTCTACTGGAATATCGCAGCACCACGCGGCCTGCTTCCTGGCCAGATTGCCGACGAGCAGCTCTTTCAGTCCATTGCCGATGGGTTTAAGCAATATTCGCCGGACAAGTTTGAACTTGTACTCGCTTCGGCAGAAAGCCTAGACGTCAATGCCAAGAAGGTTGTGGCGACTAGCCCCAGCGAAGGGAGCAAGACAATTACTTACGACGTCCTCATCCTTGCCACTGGCTCCAGTATGAAGGGAGCGGTACCCCTCAAGGGATTGAGCTCGACAGAAGCAACAAGAAATGCTCTCCGCGAGCTCCAGTCCCTAGTGGAAAATTCCAAGACAATTGTCATAGCTGGTGCCGGTGTGACGGGGTGTGAGGTTGCCGGCGAGCTGGGGTATGAGTATAGAAAACAGAAGGAAATCATTCTAGTAAGTAGTAATGCCATTTTCTGCTTCACACCGTCTTCGGCGACATGAACCCCTAACTTCTTGCAGCTCTCCAGCGGGCCTGGAGTGCTCGAGAGTAGCCCGGCAAGTGTATCAAAGCTCGCAGTGAAGGAGCTCACGAACCTGGGCGTCCATGTCAAGCTACAAGAAAAGGTCGCTGCATCCTCTCAACTGCCGGATGGGCGGCATGAACTCACCCTTTCCGGCGGAGATAAGCTAATTACGGACATGTACATTCCTACGTTCGGCCTGACCCCCAACACTTCGTACCTCTCCGCAACATTCCTCGACAACAATGGATTCGTCGTGGTCGACGACTATCTTCAAGTCAAGGGAGCTGGGCCCGTATGGGCTATCGGCGATGTGTCGGCCATGGAAGGATCGCAATACCTGCCAGCCAACAGACAGGCAAGCCATGCCGTCAAGAACATCATTTTAAGCATGAGTGGCAAGCCATTGCTTGCATACAAAGCTTGGCCCTGTAAGACACAATTTCCTATTTACTGGAttcttttactaattttccGTAGTCTCCATGGGCCTCCAAATTGGAAAACAGGCGGGGACGGGTCATCTTGGAAGTTGGAAAATTCCGTCTTTCCTGGTAGTTTTCATGCGGAAGACACTATTCATAGAGAGATTTGCCCCTACGGTCAATGGTTCTTTGTTCTGATCATCAAATTCGTAAAGAAATTTGTTATATTTAACAACTATCTTCGAGTCAAGGGAGCTGCCTGCaagtaaaaattattatagcaAATGTTAGTAACCAAAGTTTCTGGCCTGTGTATAATAATAATGCAACTCCTAACTCAAGTCAAGGTGGGGCACAGACCGAGTTGGTTATAGGGTAAATAGTGTTTCCGTAAAGCCAAACTCCGCCCCAGGCCAAGTATTTCACCGCTCCAACTAAGGggttttctctttcctttcgAGTTACTGCCATCCGCTCTCTGCTGTAAATTCTCGTCATGCATCGACGGTCTAAGCAAACGTCTTGCTTTGCATGCGTTGCATCTAAGCGAGGCTGCGACAAAGTGTTGCCTGTATGCTCCCGCTGtgaggagaaggagatcaCCTGCGAGTATCCTGCGGTACGTCATCGGCGGGGACGACAACTACCGAAATCGAGCCAAGCTGGCATTGCCGACGATGGCCCTCGGGCTGAGGATAGTAGCATTATTGCGAATCAACTTGCAACAACTGACGAGCGTGGGGAtattcatcttctttctatAAATGGCAATAACTCGACCACGCAACTCCAGAATTCACAAAGCTGTTCAACGTTTACGGGCACAAATCTGCCGTCGCATGCTTCATTCTTGCCTGTCTTTCCTTCACAAATTGCGTTGGATATTGATCTGTCTTCTTCCAACCAGCTTTCACCTCCATATGACAGGCTGAAGTTTTTCCTACTTCCTTCGGCTTGGACAATTGCTTATCATTATGAACCGCCAGCTGCCTATCCTCCTGGCGATGTGCTGTTGAATTTCACTCGGGGTATACAGTCATGGCTTAAACGTTTCTTTCACCAGGGTCATAACCCTTTTATCCATCGACACCTCTATTCTAATACAACCATGCCACTGTGTATGCAAGATGCATTTACTTCCATCTCAATTCAAAATGCGATTGCAAGCAATGAGCATATTATTGACGACATTTTTGCCTCTCAGGTTGGTGACCTTGTCACGAAACAGCCAATTGAAGGTTCAGAGACGTTTTCACTACTATCAACAAGGGATCATATAGCACGCACACAAGCTTTGCTAATTCACCTTCTATtggctctcttctcatcttcaatcCCTCGCCGAGCTAAAGCTGAGGGCTTAATTGCAACGTTGCACCATTGGACGAATCAATTGTGGCAATCAGCAAGCCAGGACGCAAATTTCCATGATGTTATTCAATCCATATCCTCGGTAGATGGTGTCGGATGTGTTTCGATAGATGATCCAGTGTCCGACTTGTACCAAAGTTTTGTGCTATACGAGTCTACTCGTCGCACGTGGATATTAAGTAACTTTGCTACTGGCGTTTACCAAAGTCTCAGGGGTAATTGGGGTACCACCTGTACAGGAGATATATGTATAACTGCACGAGCCGAGTTATGGGATGCGTCTTCGCCAGCGCGCTGGGCTGCTATTGCAAAATCCAAAGACCCTTTGTTTGTCTATAGTTTACACGGTCAGTCTTTACTCAAGGACAGTGTTGCTGCAGAGGAAGTGGATGAATTCATGAGACATCTTTATACAATCATGTGGGGTATTAATAAAGTTGAAGACTGGATTGTACAAAGCGGAGATACAGTATCAATAATATATTAGGGCTGTAAAAGAGAATAATAAAGGTTTTTGTAAAGTCTTGCTATAAAATAAACTGCTGTACAAGGTTGTATAGAGTCATTGGAAGATCAAAGTGACATATATTCCATCTACCATGGTAATTCTGAACCGTCTGGCCCGATGAACTTTCCACGAATATTCTCAAAGGTGGAGCGGTCAACCTGTTGGAAACTGCGTTAGTTCAAATGCACATAGTATCTTTCTAGCTCGCAAAATGAAGTCACTTACAATTTGCTTTATTGCCTGCGCACTCTCCTCGACCGAGATCGCGTGCGCTGAGAGGTCAATTCCAATctctttggcagcatcgAATCCCGCTGTCCCCATGTCTGATGCAACCATGCTAGCAACAAATGGATTAGCACGACTTCAGAGCAGATAGAAATATAAATCAATAGGATATACCTACCCAGGATGCTGTGCCCAAATCAACACATCCTCGCTCTCGAGCGCTAGCCACTTGAACAAAAAGTTTGCTAGAGCTTTGCTCGCTCCGTAGCCAGCTAGGGGAAGGATGGTATTCATCGTAGTGAGGCTGCCGCCCGCACTTGAAATGAGCACAAATTTTCCCTTGTTATCTGCTTTGGAGGAGCGCAGGAGAGAAGCCACGGCCTGGAAAAGTTCAAGCGGTCCGTACGCATTGACATTGATAAATTTCTGGAGTTCTGAGACCGGGGTCAAGGTTAGGGGGTCTGACATTCCAGCAATTCCAGCGTTTGCAATAACAACGTCGAGACCATGAACGTCATGAGTCGATCCCAACGACTTGATGCCACTGTTTATAGATTCTGTGGATGAGACATCTAGCTTGATGACAATAAGACTAGACCCAGTGGCTTTTGGAAGGGACTGAAGGGACTCTGCTGTGGGGTGAGACGGGTCGCGGACGGTGGCTACCACAGTAGTATTGGGCACCGCAAGGTATACAGCAACAAGTCCTTTGCCAATACCTGGGGGAGTTAGAATGAATCATATAAGAGTAGAGTATTCAACAGCTTTTTCTTTACCGCGATTAGCACCAGTGATAAGAATGGTGGTATTAGAAGACATAGCTTGTTGCATCTTTGGTATATTAGAAGACCCAAGAACTTAAGGACATATAGAATAGCTTGGTAAATGCTTCGAGTCTGATAAACAAGGAAGGGTTACCTTAAACACTACAACAAATATACagccatatatatatatatgtatgtatgtatggtGCTGTATAATCTCCGCTCAAAGACAGCAAGTTTGTCCCGGAGATTGCAATAGTTCTTTAGCAGGCCTTATTTGTAAGCGATTTTGTAAGTCTGGTAATAATTAATCTGGTTGCTGCTACTTGGAATAGAAATATCAAGTTGTATTGTAGGCCGTGTATATTGCAAGCTGGGGCTAATATGCCAAGCTACTATCTCCTCCGCTGTAGTTCCGCAATTCCTCCGCTAATATACTTACACCAGGTATTGGGAAATATTATTAGCACCAATTGCTGTTTACAGTATGTTTTAATCTTATCTTTGTAATTCTATCCCACTTCTCGGCCCTGGAGGTAATAGACAATATTTCTTGTAATACCTGCATAGCTAGCAAAACTGGCTTTGCTATCTAGCTTTGAATCTCCGCCATCTCCGCCATCTCCGCCATCTCCACAAACTCTTCGATAGCAGGTTTAGTTACCCACGCCAGTCTATCAATAGAGCAGTAGCTGGCGGCAGCTGTCTACTAAAATTTCCAAGTCAATTCATCCGCCTTTAAATAGAGAGATAATACACTTACTACCCAACTTCAAGCCAACTTTTATGTCGCGCATATTAAAGCAAGGATCCTGATACTTATCGTTATGACAACATTTTGGGATCCTCTTCGGGAGATGCCCAAGCTTCAAGGCAAGATTGCTGTTGTAACCGGAGCAAGGTAAGTCCAAATGGTTGCCCTGCCTCCCAACACATCAGCAAACATAAAAAGTATCTATCGGAAGCTAACAGTAAATTGGCTTGTAGTAGTGGGATAGGTCTCGAAATGGTCGGATTTCTCGCTATTAAAGGAGCGAAAGTGTATTGTACAACACGATCTGAGGACAAGGCCAAAACGGCACGGGATGTGCTACAAGCCAAATACCCTGAGATTGACCAAGAAAAGGTCAAATGGCTATTGTTAGATTTATCAGATTTACAATCTATCACTGACGCTGCCGATGAATTGAAGAACAGTGAAACAAAGCTGGACATATTGAGTACACTCCAAGGTTCTACCTGTCATAATTCAATGTACTCCTAACACTATTGCCTCTCTAGTCAATaacgctgcagctgcaacaaCGTCTCATAATCTTGTGGCTGGTAGGTGGGAGTGGCATATGGCAGTCAAGTATGTTTTCCTTCCAGAGCAGACTCACTGGTTTATTGACGTTATTAGCTTCATTGGGCCGTTTCTTTTCGTTAACCGTGTTTTGCCTCTGCTCAAAAAGGCGACAAACGACTCAAACCCCGATGCCAGAATTGTAACTCTCAGTTCTATTGCCCACTCCAATATGCTCCCCCACAACTTCGAGTTCCAGTTTGACTCACCTTTGTGTCTTACAAATCCGGTTATATCATACCCTTGGCAATGGCGTTACATTGGAAGGTTCGTTTTCGGCTTTGATATGATCCGCTATGCAGTTTCCAAGGCCGCAGTTGTTATGTTTGCAAAAGGTTTGCAGAGCCGGCTAGATGCAGGGGGACTACCGATTCTGTCTCTTTCAGTACATCCCGGTGAGGTTGCTACGGAAGGTGTTATGGCAATTAATAACGTATTCATCAAAGCAATCGCCCGTCTAACCTTTCTCACCTCGCAACAAGGTGCCGCAACACCGCTATTTGCAGCAACTGCGAATAAAATCAGACAGGGCCAGGACAATTACAGAGGAAAGTTCCTTACGCCATATGGTAAAATTCAGGCGCCGCATCCAGTTGTGGAGGATCCAAAACAGCTGCAAGGACTGTGGGAGCACACAACTAAGGAGGTGAATAAACAGCTTATGGCTCTTGGGCTCCCTCCTTTGGATGGTTGGTAATTCACGACAGAAGTTTTTGGCCAATGCGGCGGGAGAGGGAGTGGGAACGACAGTGTTAATTTTCCTATTCGCTTTAATAGCTATATATATCTATTGATACATAGGCATTGTTCTTGCTTTGCTCTCCTAATTGTGCTTGTCCTTCACTCTTATTACCGTTAATACCAAAGTCCTAATCCAAGGACCTAATCCACTGTCAATTGTACCTGTAAATTGCCACTTTGtacttgtttgtttgttttacTATTAATGTCTACTAAACAAAAATTGGCCCGAGACTGTCTGCCAGCTTGCTACATCTATATAAAGGCCGAGCTCTTTCGCTCTTCTAGCCTCTGGAGCTGCCTCAACAATATCTGACCCATCACTTAATTCAAATAAATAACAATACTACAAAGCTCCACGCTCACAGGGTCTAGGATGTGCTCAACTGCTAGGCTTTTCTCTGCTATAATGAGTGCTCCAAGCATTCTTGCCACGGCCGCCCCGTCGACGAAGATGCTCAATTGCCGCAATTAGATCGTCGCATGGCTGGAGTTACAGTTTTCGTTGAAAATGGAGTATAGGAGGATGCCATTGTGGAGCTGGGACGCGGAGATACCGCTGCCCCCTTGAACTTTTGGTAAATTCGCAATGTAATACCAGCTGTAGCACATATTTGAACTAACAATGGCTTTACAACACGCAATAGTCTCTGGCTTTGCGCTCCGTTAACTACATGCGCCTGTTCCTATACCCCACCCCTTCAGGGTTGTATTTCTTTGGCTTTATTGCTATTCCCATTGATGAATAAAGTAGGCTGCGGATAGGGTAGCATCTATTCTAGATTTGTCTCGAAGCTCATAAACTATAAAGTCATTAGTGTCATCAGCCAATATACTAGCTGTCCCCTCTTTTACAGAAGACAGAGTCGGGGTTAGGAAGGGGTAATGTGTTTCGATTCGACAAGTGACACTTTTAATctagtctttttttttgtttcctaGATTTATGCGTAGGTGTATCTTTATAACCCAATCGCTATAATATCTCTTAGATACCGTATGTAACAATTGCATTGACGCGATTCCTATTAGTACTGCAAGGTAGCATCCGCAGCTTTCTATAGTCGTCCATTTGCTGGTAAAGAACAAGGTTTCCCAATATTAGTCCGAGCTTGAATACACTTGGAAATGAGCGCCAGTAACAAACGGATCTGAACGCGGATCATACTGCTCGACGCCTTCAATAGGTGCATACTTGTGAATAAGGTAGCACATGTTATTATAGGCTCTGcaaaagaattataagcAAGTTGTTATGACCCCATGTAGACACACTATAGCTGTCGGGATGAAGTTGGAAGGGCGAGTCAACTTACGTCTTTCTTCTGATACTTCCAGGCCGCATCGCTGAGTAGTTAATGGCGACCTTGATGCTGTACAGTCTGTTCCTGTCATCAAACTCCTCGACAGGCTCCGCAGCTGGAAAGCGCCTCAGATAGTGAGCCATATAAGTCTTTGAGCGAAAGAAGGTGTTCCTAGAAAGGTCTTTGTAAGAAAGCTGCCCATTTAACATGGCAATAAGAGCGCCTGGGTGGAGTGGAACAACGCACAATTCACTTCTCCAATTTCCGAATTCCATCTCGTTGTGCGCAAAGTAGGAGCTGGCGTCATAAATAACGCTGTCGCCCGTCTCCATATCGATGCCTCGATTTCCCTCCCACAAGTCGCCATGGATCAGGCACGGCTTCACAGGCTCATCAGTGCCACTCTGGCGCAGATTGCCCAGCAGTCGCGGAATCACGGCGTCACCCATCTGGCGGACAGCGAGCTCGAGTTCGGGCCAAGGCTCGTTTACTTCAGCGTCGAGGCTGCAGGCATGCAGGAAGAGGTTGCGGAAGAAGTCGACCCATTTGCTCTCCCAAGTGACACGGTGTGGGATGTTGCCGTCGTAGGTTGTGACAGGGAAGCCGAATTTGCCGGTAGGTGACTGGCTGTTCTTGTGCAGCTCAGCAAGATTGCCCATCAGGTCATCAGGGTCGGGTGCAGTCGTCACGTCCATGTCGATGAACTGAGAGAGGTAGAAGTAGGTGTCTGGGCTTTGAACTTTATAACGTCCGTAGCCATATGGTGTGGGAATGAAGTCGGGCATGACGCTGTAAATCATCTTGGAAGATACGTGCTCGCCTCCAAGCATCAGACGACCATGCTCTCCGTAAGCAACCTAGACACAAAGATATTCGCAGAGTCAGTTGCGAAACGCAAAGTAGTTTAGCAGTGGATGCTAGGAGATGGAGGTTTAATGGTCCTGACTCGGCTCGCCTTTCATACCTTGAGAAAGAAGCGCTGGATGGACCCGTCGGCTTTCTGAGCCGTTACTCTCCCAGTCACGGTCCACGCACTGGTGCCGAAACTCTCGACTGAGGTGAAGGTAACATCCTTGGGCAAGGCTGAATGCGAGGTGTCAGCGATGGCTTGTCTACTTTGGTAGCATTCagtgggaaaaagaaatgtaATTGTACCTTCGATGACTGCCTCATCGAATGGGAACACTCCATCGAGTTGGGACAGAATATTCTGAATCAACGGAGCTTGGATAATCCCCTCTGTTCGATTTTGTAACCCAGACTTGCGAATCAAAAAATGTGTGAGCATTGGATTGTCCGGACGGATCGGTGGCAGAGATGGACTGTTGCAGAGTTTACCTCGACTTCATATTGGTCCAGCACGGCGCGCTCAGCAAGTCCCGAGTCCTGCACGGCATTGGGCTGTTCCACGATGGAGGATGCCATTCTATCAGTTGACACAAAGATCCAAGATGGCTTGGGGTTCTTCCCAGACTGATAAGAGAGGACTTGGCTCAGGACTATTAATTCCGCGGGACATGCCTACCATCTAAATCCTCGTGGTGCAGTGCACATCATTGTCAGATTGCCGGGGTGTTATCATGTCGACCCCGCGCAGGCTGAGAGCATGCATGGGTGGGAATGaggggctgaagaagatggtgatgtgCTAGACGATATGAGTGGCCTAAGCGCGTGACCGACCAGGCATAAGCATCCTATTTTGTTCTCGGAGTCGGGCAAACTGCAGTGGTGTACGTCTCACACTGACTGTTACGGCATAGGTAGTACAGTAGTGCGCATTCTCAGCCTCATAATTAGGTCAGTGAGGTAGCATAATAATGGCGCATCGGCTGGAAAGAAGCCGCCATATGCAGCTGTGCAGGACTGCAACCATGCCTCTATGAGGCTAACACACCACAGCATCCCATGTACCACCTGGGCGGCACCATAGAAGGCCGATGTGGACAGTAGGATCAGGCTGCCTCGTGGTCCCCATTTTTTCATATTGTGTTTCGGTCTCCCGCAGGCTCTGGGCAAGCGACAACTTGATGCGGTTGTGACTCAAGAGATTCGAGTCGAAACTTGGTGATAGTTTGACACCATGGTTCGTGTCCCCTCTGTGCCGCTCCAGTATACTCCATTATACACGCCTGTACTGACCAGAATCTGGAACCACAATATAGTTTCGCAAGCCGTTTACATTCCCGAGACGACACCGGGATGAAGTGGTCGAGGCCGACCACAACACCAGTGACGATGAAAACATCCGGCCGTTGGCTCTCGAAAGAATTCCGTCGTCGACAACGTCCACAATAGCCGATCGCTCAGTAAAAGATCCTCTGGGCCTCAAAGTGGTGTATCGGCCGCCAAAAGAGCGCAAGGTGGACATTATATTTGTTCATGGTCTTGGCGGGAGCAGTCGTATGACATGGACCAAAGACC
This portion of the Trichoderma atroviride chromosome 6, complete sequence genome encodes:
- a CDS encoding uncharacterized protein (EggNog:ENOG41), which produces MHRRSKQTSCFACVASKRGCDKVLPVCSRCEEKEITCEYPAVRHRRGRQLPKSSQAGIADDGPRAEDSSIIANQLATTDERGDIHLLSINGNNSTTQLQNSQSCSTFTGTNLPSHASFLPVFPSQIALDIDLSSSNQLSPPYDRLKFFLLPSAWTIAYHYEPPAAYPPGDVLLNFTRGIQSWLKRFFHQGHNPFIHRHLYSNTTMPLCMQDAFTSISIQNAIASNEHIIDDIFASQVGDLVTKQPIEGSETFSLLSTRDHIARTQALLIHLLLALFSSSIPRRAKAEGLIATLHHWTNQLWQSASQDANFHDVIQSISSVDGVGCVSIDDPVSDLYQSFVLYESTRRTWILSNFATGVYQSLRGNWGTTCTGDICITARAELWDASSPARWAAIAKSKDPLFVYSLHGQSLLKDSVAAEEVDEFMRHLYTIMWGINKVEDWIVQSGDTVSIIY
- a CDS encoding uncharacterized protein (EggNog:ENOG41) codes for the protein MMNIVILGGSYAGIAAAHQLLKQPAKTGELKVTLVTPNTHFYWNIAAPRGLLPGQIADEQLFQSIADGFKQYSPDKFELVLASAESLDVNAKKVVATSPSEGSKTITYDVLILATGSSMKGAVPLKGLSSTEATRNALRELQSLVENSKTIVIAGAGVTGCEVAGELGYEYRKQKEIILLSSGPGVLESSPASVSKLAVKELTNLGVHVKLQEKVAASSQLPDGRHELTLSGGDKLITDMYIPTFGLTPNTSYLSATFLDNNGFVVVDDYLQVKGAGPVWAIGDVSAMEGSQYLPANRQASHAVKNIILSMSGKPLLAYKAWPFSMGLQIGKQAGTGHLGSWKIPSFLVVFMRKTLFIERFAPTVNGSLF
- a CDS encoding uncharacterized protein (EggNog:ENOG41) — its product is MSVPLRSKQGCWTCKLRRKKCDEIHPFCSTCESLSIPCYGFGPRPEWMDNGVNERAIMSNLKDIVKHTSRRKVGSQLPKQRDTVVKIAPKLSENDGKDSLSAPGPKLLYADKLPLPSDAPWQELGIGMRQDESMTPASSEHNDPTVRTNLSISADEAALLMHFLDNIFPLQCPLFKPGILEGGRGWLLNLLLQTNPLYYVALAFSTYHRRMMMPAETARPLQAAALVQQEKHLGLCIALMNKSAQRFCGEWKGLGIAVTVIELVFFELFTDNSGAWQTHLRALLGMGLQAHEQHYNGRLRLTESAKQILREDRPVSQNEPTVAEEVACFRFVNGTTTWLDIIYAITTGKAPILLPHLSSILSCDSQFQLSDIMGCQNSVMLQIGRIAAQHEQNILVGREGPLMYAAMNQGAADIVVEIQRCLTEEAFVRLDLSGRNSAGVSSTMHDPRTLITRIFAQMALVYLHLVVHGFRDLELVSGAAISEVMEILQSQISQSLLPALVLPLFIIGASASEGDQPFFRDAFSRPPLLEPMVKHRARILPILEEVWRRKQTLPEFGWSDCLELTPDILLL
- a CDS encoding uncharacterized protein (EggNog:ENOG41) encodes the protein MTTFWDPLREMPKLQGKIAVVTGASSGIGLEMVGFLAIKGAKVYCTTRSEDKAKTARDVLQAKYPEIDQEKVKWLLLDLSDLQSITDAADELKNSETKLDILINNAAAATTSHNLVAGRWEWHMAVNFIGPFLFVNRVLPLLKKATNDSNPDARIVTLSSIAHSNMLPHNFEFQFDSPLCLTNPVISYPWQWRYIGRFVFGFDMIRYAVSKAAVVMFAKGLQSRLDAGGLPILSLSVHPGEVATEGVMAINNVFIKAIARLTFLTSQQGAATPLFAATANKIRQGQDNYRGKFLTPYGKIQAPHPVVEDPKQLQGLWEHTTKEVNKQLMALGLPPLDGW
- a CDS encoding uncharacterized protein (EggNog:ENOG41); this encodes MASSIVEQPNAVQDSGLAERAVLDQYEVESGLQNRTEGIIQAPLIQNILSQLDGVFPFDEAVIEALPKDVTFTSVESFGTSAWTVTGRVTAQKADGSIQRFFLKVAYGEHGRLMLGGEHVSSKMIYSVMPDFIPTPYGYGRYKVQSPDTYFYLSQFIDMDVTTAPDPDDLMGNLAELHKNSQSPTGKFGFPVTTYDGNIPHRVTWESKWVDFFRNLFLHACSLDAEVNEPWPELELAVRQMGDAVIPRLLGNLRQSGTDEPVKPCLIHGDLWEGNRGIDMETGDSVIYDASSYFAHNEMEFGNWRSELNTFFRSKTYMAHYLRRFPAAEPVEEFDDRNRLYSIKVAINYSAMRPGSIRRKTAYNNMCYLIHKYAPIEGVEQYDPRSDPFVTGAHFQVYSSSD